Proteins encoded within one genomic window of Candidatus Nezhaarchaeota archaeon:
- a CDS encoding magnesium transporter has product MTIYKVKDIVKQGTVAITASVVIDSFAGTVLNAKLEALLTLPILLVLVPCLMDMTGNVGCMIGSKIATYLHLGLVRPGIGRNPYLEKYAIAMIVVAALSSFYLTFLAMTASYFLGLEVIEPVKILVIVLVTNVSISTAAILVGIVAGFVTFRYGWDPDNTTIPIVTATCDVVGALFLMLVASATGLI; this is encoded by the coding sequence ATGACGATCTATAAAGTTAAGGACATTGTCAAGCAAGGAACCGTTGCGATAACGGCTTCTGTGGTAATAGACAGTTTTGCAGGGACAGTGCTTAATGCTAAGCTTGAAGCTTTATTGACGTTGCCAATTCTCTTAGTTTTAGTACCATGCTTGATGGATATGACCGGGAACGTGGGGTGTATGATAGGATCTAAGATAGCAACGTACCTACATCTAGGTCTCGTAAGGCCTGGGATTGGGAGGAACCCCTATCTTGAGAAGTACGCTATTGCCATGATTGTTGTTGCCGCATTGTCATCATTTTACCTGACGTTCCTAGCCATGACTGCATCTTACTTCTTGGGTTTAGAGGTGATAGAACCTGTGAAAATTTTAGTCATTGTGTTAGTGACTAATGTTTCGATTTCAACCGCAGCCATCTTAGTTGGCATCGTAGCTGGGTTCGTGACGTTTAGATATGGCTGGGACCCAGATAACACAACGATACCAATAGTGACGGCTACGTGTGATGTTGTAGGAGCCTTATTCTTAATGTTAGTTGCTTCAGCTACAGGATTAATTTAG
- a CDS encoding magnesium transporter, translated as MFKNIVRQGLLTQFVSLTINILAGIGLALMRGALEELPGMLIMIPAFLQMRGAIGGTLASRLSSALHMGIIEPRLKFSKELTRNIVGTLVLSLVLSALIGCLAHFMCLLFGFTSAGLLTLLLLSLVAGALSSLIITLITVVMTLKVYQKGLDPDVVMGPIVTTLGDVVSIPCLFLAALVLIAMGL; from the coding sequence GTGTTTAAGAACATCGTGCGACAAGGATTATTAACACAATTCGTAAGCCTAACAATTAACATCTTAGCGGGCATAGGGCTTGCCCTCATGAGGGGGGCCCTCGAAGAGCTTCCGGGTATGCTGATAATGATACCAGCCTTCCTTCAAATGCGAGGTGCCATTGGCGGCACGTTAGCTTCAAGATTGAGCTCGGCCCTACACATGGGCATCATAGAGCCAAGGCTAAAGTTCTCAAAAGAGCTCACACGAAACATTGTGGGCACGTTGGTATTGAGCCTCGTGTTATCGGCTCTCATAGGCTGTTTAGCACATTTCATGTGCCTTCTCTTCGGCTTCACTTCTGCAGGTCTTCTTACGCTTCTTTTGTTGTCATTGGTAGCTGGGGCACTTTCGAGCCTAATCATAACGCTCATAACCGTGGTTATGACCTTAAAGGTCTATCAGAAAGGTTTAGATCCTGACGTGGTAATGGGCCCCATCGTAACGACGTTGGGTGATGTGGTTAGCATACCGTGCCTATTCTTAGCTGCTTTAGTACTCATAGCCATGGGGTTGTGA